Proteins encoded within one genomic window of Erinaceus europaeus chromosome 13, mEriEur2.1, whole genome shotgun sequence:
- the LOC103107201 gene encoding high mobility group protein B2-like, which produces MGKGDPNKPRGKMSSYAFFVQMCREEHKKKHPDSSVNFAEFSKKCSERWKTVSAKEKSKFEDMAKSDKARYDREMKNYKNYIPPKGDKKGKKKDPNAPKRPPSAFFLFCSEHHPKIKSEHPGLSIGDTAKKLGEMWSEQSAKDKQPYEQKAAKLKEKCEKDIASYRAKGKSEAGKKGPGRPIGSKKNEPDDDEEEEDEDEGEEEDEE; this is translated from the exons ATGGGCAAAGGAGACCCCAACAAGCCGCGGGGCAAGATGTCCTCGTACGCCTTCTTCGTGCAGATGTGCCGGGAGGAGCACAAAAAGAAACACCCCGACTCCTCCGTCAACTTTGCTGAGTTCTCCAAGAAGTGTTCGGAGAGATGGAAGACCGTGTCTGCAAAGGAAAAGTCAAAGTTTGAAGATATGGCAAAAAGTGACAAGGCTCGCTAtgacagggagatgaaaaattat aaaaattatatccCTCCTAAAGGtgataagaaaggaaagaaaaaggatccCAATGCTCCTAAAAGGCCTCCATCTGCTTTCTTCCTGTTTTGCTCTGAACATCACCCAAAGATCAAAAGCGAACACCCTGGCCTATCCATTGGGGATACTGCAAAGAAATTAGGTGAAATGTGGTCTGAACAGTCAGCTAAGGATAAACAGCCATATGAGCAGAAAGCAGCTAAACTAAAGGAAAAATGTGAAAAGGATATTGCTTCATACCGTGCCAAGGGCAAAAGTGAAGCAGGAAAGAAGGGCCCTGGCAGGCCAATAGGCTCAAAGAAGAATGAGCcagatgatgatgaggaggaagaagatgaagatgaaggagaggaggaagatgaagaatAG
- the LOC132542679 gene encoding UL16-binding protein 1-like isoform X1, whose amino-acid sequence MARGTAPRFPAVLIILLLSGNCLRADLGGSHSLCINFTITVRNSAGSQWCEAVVQLLVHQEEKLPLFNYTCENHKRPDSWLTPLSHLWAKVDIDTRSIFTETLRDLMEELKKKILDLQQETSTNSGPLSLQGSIQYQVGINGSKVVLPLSFQGEEVVKFEWTHQGLKVHSANKSMEEKWKKYKEVIELFKKIPGEFKMVIDSLSKFLNKVPQTTEAPTLTAGAVTAPANTTASSHVHWFIPIAISVSVLVAIILLIIRHRCAHILTEMLQKVRRSFSRAMLPTCSRSVSSCSTELQARQLAQATPSSAGLGHGPADAGSRLLHLPSTHNDT is encoded by the exons gctctcactctctctgcataAACTTCACCATCACAGTCAGGAACAGTGCTGGATCACAGTGGTGTGAAGCTGTAGTTCAACTACTTGTACACCAAGAAGAAAAGCTGCCTTTGTTTAATTATACGTGTGAAAACCACAAGCGCCCTGACTCATGGCTCACACCTCTCAGTCATCTGTGGGCGAAGGTGGATATTGATACTCGGAGCATTTTCACTGAAACTCTGAGAGACCTGATGgaagagctcaaaaagaaaatacttgATCTTCAGCAAGAAACTTCCACAAACAGTG GTCCCCTTTCCCTGCAGGGCAGCATTCAGTACCAGGTGGGAATCAATGGCAGCAAAGTGGTCCTGCCGCTCAGCTTCCAGGGAGAGGAAGTCGTCAAATTTGAGTGGACACATCAGGGGCTGAAAGTTCATTCTGCAAACAAATCTATGGAAGAGAAATGGAAGAAGTACAAAGAAGTGATTGAGTTATTCAAGAAGATTCCTGGAGAATTTAAGATGGTGATTGATAGCCTTTCAAAGTTCCTGAATAAAGTGCCTCAGACCACAG AAGCACCAACCCTGACAGCAGGTGCAGTCACAGCACCAGCCAACACCACAGCCTCCTCACACGTGCACTGGTTCATCCCTATAGCCATCAGTGTATCCGTTCTTGTCGCCATAATCCTTCTTATTATCCGGCACCGCTGTGCTCATATACTTACAG AGATGCTGCAGAAAGTGAGAAGATCCTTTTCAAGGGCTATGCTTCCGACTTGCTCCAGGTCTGTCTCCAGCTGTTCTACTGAGCTACAGGCTCGTCAGTTGGCCCAGGCAACACCTTCTTCTGCAGGACTGGGTCATGGCCCAGCAGATGCAGGGTCACGCCTCCTTCATCTTCCCTCTACTCACAATGATACTTAA
- the LOC132542679 gene encoding UL16-binding protein 1-like isoform X2, translated as MLSPQPICCFLIQIETYSSHSLCINFTITVRNSAGSQWCEAVVQLLVHQEEKLPLFNYTCENHKRPDSWLTPLSHLWAKVDIDTRSIFTETLRDLMEELKKKILDLQQETSTNSGPLSLQGSIQYQVGINGSKVVLPLSFQGEEVVKFEWTHQGLKVHSANKSMEEKWKKYKEVIELFKKIPGEFKMVIDSLSKFLNKVPQTTEAPTLTAGAVTAPANTTASSHVHWFIPIAISVSVLVAIILLIIRHRCAHILTEMLQKVRRSFSRAMLPTCSRSVSSCSTELQARQLAQATPSSAGLGHGPADAGSRLLHLPSTHNDT; from the exons atgctgtctcctcagcccatctGCTGCTTTTTGATTCAGATTGAGACAtaca gctctcactctctctgcataAACTTCACCATCACAGTCAGGAACAGTGCTGGATCACAGTGGTGTGAAGCTGTAGTTCAACTACTTGTACACCAAGAAGAAAAGCTGCCTTTGTTTAATTATACGTGTGAAAACCACAAGCGCCCTGACTCATGGCTCACACCTCTCAGTCATCTGTGGGCGAAGGTGGATATTGATACTCGGAGCATTTTCACTGAAACTCTGAGAGACCTGATGgaagagctcaaaaagaaaatacttgATCTTCAGCAAGAAACTTCCACAAACAGTG GTCCCCTTTCCCTGCAGGGCAGCATTCAGTACCAGGTGGGAATCAATGGCAGCAAAGTGGTCCTGCCGCTCAGCTTCCAGGGAGAGGAAGTCGTCAAATTTGAGTGGACACATCAGGGGCTGAAAGTTCATTCTGCAAACAAATCTATGGAAGAGAAATGGAAGAAGTACAAAGAAGTGATTGAGTTATTCAAGAAGATTCCTGGAGAATTTAAGATGGTGATTGATAGCCTTTCAAAGTTCCTGAATAAAGTGCCTCAGACCACAG AAGCACCAACCCTGACAGCAGGTGCAGTCACAGCACCAGCCAACACCACAGCCTCCTCACACGTGCACTGGTTCATCCCTATAGCCATCAGTGTATCCGTTCTTGTCGCCATAATCCTTCTTATTATCCGGCACCGCTGTGCTCATATACTTACAG AGATGCTGCAGAAAGTGAGAAGATCCTTTTCAAGGGCTATGCTTCCGACTTGCTCCAGGTCTGTCTCCAGCTGTTCTACTGAGCTACAGGCTCGTCAGTTGGCCCAGGCAACACCTTCTTCTGCAGGACTGGGTCATGGCCCAGCAGATGCAGGGTCACGCCTCCTTCATCTTCCCTCTACTCACAATGATACTTAA